One window of the Camelina sativa cultivar DH55 chromosome 1, Cs, whole genome shotgun sequence genome contains the following:
- the LOC104784321 gene encoding zinc finger CCCH domain-containing protein 39-like translates to MDSSYSDSRPMFVQSPYGGWNQNQMMDSTVNPMNNEQGDLHSLSESQSQSSQQLQQQPSLKRPRLADDNVFNLPTSSFPPPTPTSSNPWMVPSLNPPPPVNKGTANIFYKTRMCAKFRAGTCRNGELCNFAHGIEDLRQPPSNWQEIVGPPAQDRDRERERERERERERERERPVLAPVGNNNREDDQKIILRMKLCRKFCFGEECPYGDRCNFIHEELSKFREDSGKLRETSVISVGTTAADQPSVDNGTAFSHMEVVNRQGSIPVPAPMSNGGVVKTVYWKTRLCMKFEITGQCPFGDKCHFAHGQAELHNSVGRVEGEAVNAVASVSKQTVVPANESFAMKPTAQVIADSSGLNEEGRRKKCLLKWSDSKKINRIYGDWIDDLPVGQKSTKPVES, encoded by the exons ATGGATTCGAGTTACTCTGATTCTCGTCCCATGTTTGTGCAATCACCTTATGGTGGTTGGAATCAAAACCAGATGATGGATTCAACGGTTAATCCAATGAACAATGAACAAGGGGACTTGCATTCTCTATCTGAATCACAATCACAATCTTCTCAGCAGTTACAACAGCAGCCTTCATTGAAAAGGCCAAGACTTGCTGATGATAACGTCTTTAACCTTCCGACTTCGTCTTTTCCTCCTCCTACTCCTACGAGTAGCAATCCTTGGATGGTTCCATCGTTGAACCCTCCTCCTCCTGTGAACAAAGGGACGGCTAATATATTCTACAAGACTAGAATGTGTGCAAAATTCAGGGCAGGGACTTGTAGGAATGGAGAACTCTGCAATTTTGCTCATGGAattgaggatttgaggcagccTCCGTCTAATTGGCAGGAGATTGTTGGACCTCCTGCTCAAGATAGggacagagagagggagagggagagagagagggagagggagagggaaAGGGAAAGACCGGTTTTGGCGCCTGTTGGGAATAATAATCGGGAAGATGATCAAAAGATAATCTTGAGGATGAAGCTTTGCAGGAAGTTTTGTTTCGGGGAAGAGTGTCCTTATGGGGACAGGTGCAATTTCATTCATGAGGAACTATCAAAGTTTCGTGAGGATTCAGGGAAATTGAGAGAGACCTCGGTTATAAGTGTTGGTACAACTGCTGCTGATCAACCATCTGTTGATAATGGTACTGCTTTTAGTCATATGGAAGTAGTAAATAGGCAAGGAAGCATCCCGGTACCTGCACCTATGAGCAATGGTGGTGTTGTCAAGACTGTGTACTGGAAGACGAGGTTATGCATGAAGTTTGAGATCACAGGTCAATGCCCTTTTGGCGATAAGTGTCACTTTGCTCATGGACAAGCAG AGTTGCATAACTCTGTTGGAAGGGTAGAAGGTGAAGCTGTGAACGCAGTAGCATCCGTGAGTAAACAAACAGTGGTACCTGCGAATGAATCTTTTGCAATGAAACCAACTGCACAAGTAATAGCAGATTCTTCTGGTCTAAACGAAGAAGGGCGGCGAAAGAAGTGTTTACTCAAGTGGAGCGACTCCAAGAAAATTAACCGAATCTATGGAGACTGGATCGATGATCTACCGGTGGGTCAAAAGTCGACGAAACCAGTAGAGAGCTGA